The genomic segment GACCAGGTGCGGGTGTCGTCCCGGCCGAGCGTGGTCAGGGCGGGCCGGTCGGCGTACTCGGTGGCGTTGCGGTGCAGCAGCGCCGGGACGGTCAGGTCGGCGGCTTTCTTGGCGCAGTCCTCGGCGAGGACGTCGGCGGGGTCCATGGGCTACTCCTTCACACGCAACCGGGCCTGGTGGTGGCAGAGCTGGCCGCACCCCTCGCCGTGGTGCCCGCGCGGGTTCCGCAGCCGATGGCAGCACTGTAAACGAGGGTTAACTTTCTGGGAAGAAGTGCCGGTAGATCGCGCCTGAACCGAGCCGCAGCGATGATCCGGCGACGAACCTGGACTAACCAAACGGATCGCCGGTCACTGCGCGGTCCAGCCACCGTCCACGTGCAACACGCTGCCCGTGACGTAGCTCGCGGCGTCCGAGGCCAGGAACAGCACCGCGCCGACCACCTCCTCGGGACGGCCGAAGCGGCCCATCGGGATGCGGTCGCGCAACCGCTTCGACCACTGCTCGTGGCCGCGCAGCCCCTCCGTCATCGGGGTCTCCAGGTAGCCGGGCGCGACCGCGTTGACGCGTACGCCGGCCGCCGCCCACTCCAGCGCCAGCGTGCGGGTGAGCTGCTCGACGCCGCCCTTGCTGGCGCTGTACGCGGCCAGTCGTGGGAACCCCACCTGACCGTGCACGGAGGACATGTTGACGATGCTGCCCGCACCCTGCTCGACCATGAGCGCGCCGGCCGCGCGGGCGCAGACGAACACGCCGGACAGGTTGGTGTCGATCACCTGCTGCCAGTCACCGAGACTCAGCCGCTCGCTGCGGTGCAGCGCCGGGCTGATGCCGGCGTTGTTGACGAGGACGTCCAGCCGGCCCCAGCGCTGCCGCGCGAGGCCGACGACGGCGTCGGCGGCGGACTCGTCGGCGACGTCCCCGGCGACCACGGCCGCCGTGCCGCCGCCGGCCGCGATCCGGTCCCGCACCTCGTCGAGCGCGTCCGGCCGACGGGACTGGAGGATCACCGACGCGCCGGCCCGCGCCAGCCCTTCGGCGATCGCCGCGCCGACGCCCTGACTCGCGCCGGTCACCCACGCCACCTTGCCCGACAGCATCCCCTCGACCTGCGCCACCGTGGACTCCCCTCCTCGCAAACCATCGACAGATGTCGTCATGGGCCTTGTGGACACCGTTACCACGTGCTCTCATGTGATACACGGGCGCAATATTTGTTTCACCGTATCAGCGGCCTCGACCCCGAGGAGTGAACGTGGAACCGGTAAGCAGGCGCAAGATGTTGAAGGCCGGCGGGGCACTGGGAGCGCTCGGCGCGCTGAGCGTCGCCGCCCCCGCGCAGGCCCGATCGGCGTGGACCTGGTCCCCCACGGGATCAGTGGCCGGCGCCGGGGCGGGCGTGGACCCGCGCTGGGTGTGGGACGAGGAGGCCGACCCGCTCGTCGCCTCCCTCCTGGACCGGGGCGACGCACCACTGGTCAACCAGCTGCTGCGGACGTGGACGAAGAACGGCCAGCCGCTGCCGTCCGGCCTCCCGGCGGACGTACGCGCGTTCATCGAACGCGCACGCGTGCTGCCGTCCTGGGTGGACCAGGGCAAGCTCGCCACCGCCGTGCGCTTCAACGAGAAGCGCGGCCTTTACCTCGGCGTGCTCTACGGCCTGGCCAGCGGCATGATGAGCACCGTCATCCCGAAGGAGGCGCGCGCCGTCTACTACTCCAAGGGCGGCGCGGACATGAAGGACCGCATCTCCAAGACCGCCAAGCTCGGGTACGACATCGGCACCGCCAACGCCTACCAGCCCGACGGCTCGATGATCGTGACCGCCGTGAAGACCCGGCTCGCGCACGCCGGTGTGCGTCACCTCCTGCCGCAGTCGCCCGAGTGGGCCGACGTCGCGCCCGAGGACATCCCGATCAGCCAGCGGGACCTGATGGTCACCTGGCACAGCCTGCCGACCACTGTGATGCGGAAGCTGACCGACTGGCGGGTGCCGATCCCGGCCGCCGAGTCGGCAGCGTTCCTGCACCTGTGGCAGGTGGCCGCGCACATGCTCGGCATCCGGGACGAGTACATCCCGGCCACGTGGAGCGAGGCGAACTCCCAGGCCGGCGAGGTCCTCGACCCGATCCTCGCGCCCACCCGCGAGGGCAACGCGCTCGCCGACATCCTGCTCGGCCTCGGCAAGGAGATCGACGCCGGGCTGCTCAGCAAGCCCATCCTCGGCTCGTTCACCCGGTTCATGCTCGGCAACCAGATCGCCAACTGGCTGGAGATCCCGCGCGACCTGCTCTGGGACACGCTGCTGCGGACGAGCTGGGGCCCGTTCGTCGCGGTCCGGGAGGCGCTGCTGCCGTTCCCGCTCGCACCGGAGTGCTACTGGCTGTTCGACGAGTTCCTCCGCAAGCTCGCCCTGCTGTTCCTGTCCGAGGGGCAGTCGATAAACATCGAGATCCCGCTCGGCAACCGCGAGTTCTGACCACCGGGTCGCGGTGAGCACCATGACCGCGCCCCTCCCCCCGTTCCTGGGGTACGTGCTCGCCGCGCCGGTCCTCGTGGCCGCCGCCGAACTCACTGTGGGATATCCGGCCACCGCCCGCACGCCGTCGCCGGACGTGGCCGGACTGCTCGGCCTCGGCGAGATCATGACGGCCACGGCCCTGCCCGGGGCGGCCCTGATCTCCGTCGAGGTCGGCCCGGACGGGACCGTGTCGTTCACGCCGCCGCCGGGCCGCTGCGGGTACGACTGCCACACCTCGGCCGCTGAACTGATCGCCGACGGGCTGTCGGTACCGCGCCGGCGCGTCCGCGTGCCACCGCCACGGCCGGCAGCGGGCCGGACCCGTCGCGCACCCCATCCGGCCGCCGGCACCCGTACCCCGCTCCGGGTCGCCGTGGCGGTGGCCCGGCGACGGCTGCTGGAGGCCGCGTCGGCGGCGCTCGGCACGCCCGTCGCCGACCTGCGGCTCGCGGCCGGCGCCGTCACCGACGGCGCGGGCCGCCGCGTCGACATCGGCGCCCTCGCCGGCTCCGCCGCCAGCACCAGCACGATCGCCGTGCCGGTCGACCTCGAGCCACGATGACCGGCGCCGCCGATTCAACGGGCCTGTGCCGGGTAGCAGTCCGATGGACGGCACCGGAGAGGGGACATACAGGCATGAAGGCACTGACCTGGCACGGCAAGCGGGACGTCCGCGTCGAGGACGTCCCGGACCCCCGGATCAAGGAGCCGACCGACGCGATCATCCGGATCACCTCGACCGCCATCTGCGGTTCCGACCTGCACCTGTACGAGGTGCTCGGGCCGTACCTGAAGCCCGGCGACATCCTCGGGCACGAGCCGATGGGCATCGTCGAGGAGGTCGGATCCGGCGTGACCCGGCTCAAGAAGGGCGACCGGGTGGTCGTCCCGTTCAACATCTCCTGCGGCTCGTGCTGGATGTGCGAGCGGCAGCTCTACGCGCAGTGCGAGACCACGCAGGTGACCAGCCAGGGCAAGGGCGCGTCCCTGTTCGGCTACACCTCGCTGTACGGCTCGATCCCCGGGGGCCAGGCCGAGTACCTGCGCGTACCGCAGGCGCAGTTCGGCCCGATCACCATCCCGGACAGCGGCCCGGACGAGCGCTGGCTCTACCTGTCCGACATCCTGCCGACCGCCTGGCAGGCGGTGAAGTACGCGGACACCCCGCCCGGCGGCACGCTCGCCGTGTTCGGGCTCGGCCCGGTCGGCCAGTTCAGCGCCCGGATCGGCCGCCACCTGGGCGCCGGCCGGGTGATCGGCCTGGACCTGGTGCCGGAGCGGCTGGAGATGGCCCGCCGCCACGGCATCGAGGTGCTCGACGTCAGCCAGCTCGACGACGTGCCCGGCGCGCTCATCGACCTGGTCGACGGGCGCGGCCCGGACGCGGTGATCGACGCGGTCGGCATGGAGGCGCACGGCGCGCCGCTGGGCAAGATGGCCCAGACCGCCGCCGGGCTGCTGCCCGACAAGCTGGCCCAGGCCATGACCGACAAGGCCGGTGTGGACCGGCTCGTGGTGCTGCACGCCGCGCTCAAGGCGGTCCGGCGCGGAGGC from the Micromonospora sp. WMMA1947 genome contains:
- a CDS encoding 3-oxoacyl-ACP reductase family protein, with protein sequence MAQVEGMLSGKVAWVTGASQGVGAAIAEGLARAGASVILQSRRPDALDEVRDRIAAGGGTAAVVAGDVADESAADAVVGLARQRWGRLDVLVNNAGISPALHRSERLSLGDWQQVIDTNLSGVFVCARAAGALMVEQGAGSIVNMSSVHGQVGFPRLAAYSASKGGVEQLTRTLALEWAAAGVRVNAVAPGYLETPMTEGLRGHEQWSKRLRDRIPMGRFGRPEEVVGAVLFLASDAASYVTGSVLHVDGGWTAQ
- a CDS encoding oxygenase MpaB family protein, producing MEPVSRRKMLKAGGALGALGALSVAAPAQARSAWTWSPTGSVAGAGAGVDPRWVWDEEADPLVASLLDRGDAPLVNQLLRTWTKNGQPLPSGLPADVRAFIERARVLPSWVDQGKLATAVRFNEKRGLYLGVLYGLASGMMSTVIPKEARAVYYSKGGADMKDRISKTAKLGYDIGTANAYQPDGSMIVTAVKTRLAHAGVRHLLPQSPEWADVAPEDIPISQRDLMVTWHSLPTTVMRKLTDWRVPIPAAESAAFLHLWQVAAHMLGIRDEYIPATWSEANSQAGEVLDPILAPTREGNALADILLGLGKEIDAGLLSKPILGSFTRFMLGNQIANWLEIPRDLLWDTLLRTSWGPFVAVREALLPFPLAPECYWLFDEFLRKLALLFLSEGQSINIEIPLGNREF
- a CDS encoding isoquinoline 1-oxidoreductase, whose amino-acid sequence is MTAPLPPFLGYVLAAPVLVAAAELTVGYPATARTPSPDVAGLLGLGEIMTATALPGAALISVEVGPDGTVSFTPPPGRCGYDCHTSAAELIADGLSVPRRRVRVPPPRPAAGRTRRAPHPAAGTRTPLRVAVAVARRRLLEAASAALGTPVADLRLAAGAVTDGAGRRVDIGALAGSAASTSTIAVPVDLEPR
- a CDS encoding zinc-dependent alcohol dehydrogenase encodes the protein MKALTWHGKRDVRVEDVPDPRIKEPTDAIIRITSTAICGSDLHLYEVLGPYLKPGDILGHEPMGIVEEVGSGVTRLKKGDRVVVPFNISCGSCWMCERQLYAQCETTQVTSQGKGASLFGYTSLYGSIPGGQAEYLRVPQAQFGPITIPDSGPDERWLYLSDILPTAWQAVKYADTPPGGTLAVFGLGPVGQFSARIGRHLGAGRVIGLDLVPERLEMARRHGIEVLDVSQLDDVPGALIDLVDGRGPDAVIDAVGMEAHGAPLGKMAQTAAGLLPDKLAQAMTDKAGVDRLVVLHAALKAVRRGGTVSISGVYGGEQDPMPLMEMFDRGIQLRMGQCHVRRWVDEIIPLLERDDDPLGVEDLRTHRLPLTDAPGAYEMFQKKEDGCVKVVLAP